A region of Paractinoplanes abujensis DNA encodes the following proteins:
- a CDS encoding thiamine pyrophosphate-dependent enzyme: MARLAHVGNAGQVTTPQNLDERFRNAVSALPLPEGRRAPGDAVRDGSTLTGARALELFDAQLASRHLDLAARWLRSFNEGFYTIGSSGHEGNAAVAAALLPTDPALLHYRSAAFFSARAKSLPDAARDVLRGVVASAHEPIAGGRHKVFGSADLNIVPTTSTVASHLPRAVGLASSLARPGGDARWPRDAIAVASFGDASANHAAATAALNAAGWFEHTGAPLPLLLICEDNGLGISVPTPEGWLAAMLRSRPGVRYSAADGCDLTATYDAAIEAVGYVRRERRPAVLHLSTVRLMGHAGADAEVAYRTADEIGRDLERDPLIATARLLVEAGLLGPDEVIARYDEVGWQVRKVAEEVLGEPKLANVAEIVAPLAPRRPLRAAHMITEVATRALGPGAAARSRAFGGKLPEQSGPLTLAQTINATLTDALAYEPGVLVFGEDVGRKGGIYGVTKHLQERFGDERVFDTLLDETTILGLALGAGLDGRIPVPEIQYLAYLHNAEDQLRGEAATMSFFSSGAYRNPMVVRVAGLAYQQAFGGHFHNDNSVAVLRDIPGLVLAVPSRPSDAAPMLRSCLASAASDGSVCVFLEPIALYHTRDLYQQGDNEWLAPYSGPGAWTTEHVPIGRARTYPLGSAQDLTIITYGNGLRMSLRVAAQLAEQGYGSRVVDLRWLNPLPVNDLVREAAATGRVLIVDETRRSGGVGEGVLAALVDGGFVGAARRIASADSLIPLGPAAQHVLVGEDAITQGARALLAR, from the coding sequence ATGGCGAGGCTCGCTCATGTCGGTAATGCTGGTCAGGTGACCACCCCGCAGAACCTCGACGAGCGCTTCCGCAACGCTGTGTCGGCCCTGCCTCTCCCGGAAGGACGCCGCGCGCCCGGCGACGCCGTCCGCGACGGTTCCACCCTGACCGGCGCCCGCGCGCTCGAACTGTTCGACGCCCAGCTGGCCAGCCGCCACCTCGACCTCGCGGCCCGCTGGCTGCGCAGCTTCAACGAGGGCTTCTACACCATCGGATCGTCAGGCCACGAGGGCAACGCCGCCGTCGCCGCGGCGCTGCTGCCCACCGACCCCGCCCTGCTGCACTACCGGTCGGCCGCCTTCTTCAGCGCCCGCGCCAAGAGCCTGCCCGACGCCGCCCGTGACGTGCTGCGAGGCGTGGTCGCCTCGGCCCACGAACCCATCGCCGGGGGCCGGCACAAGGTCTTCGGCAGCGCCGACCTCAACATCGTCCCGACCACCTCGACCGTGGCGTCCCACCTGCCCCGGGCCGTCGGCCTGGCCTCCTCGCTGGCCCGCCCGGGCGGCGACGCCCGCTGGCCGCGCGACGCCATCGCCGTGGCCTCCTTCGGCGACGCCTCGGCCAACCACGCGGCGGCCACCGCCGCGCTCAACGCCGCGGGCTGGTTCGAGCACACCGGTGCGCCGCTCCCGCTGCTGCTGATCTGCGAGGACAACGGGCTCGGGATCAGCGTGCCCACCCCCGAGGGCTGGCTGGCGGCCATGCTCCGGTCGCGCCCCGGGGTGCGCTACTCGGCGGCCGACGGCTGCGACCTGACCGCCACCTACGACGCGGCGATCGAGGCCGTGGGCTACGTGCGCCGCGAGCGCCGCCCCGCCGTGCTGCACCTGTCCACCGTGCGCCTGATGGGCCACGCGGGGGCCGACGCCGAGGTGGCCTACCGTACGGCCGACGAGATCGGCCGGGATCTGGAGCGCGACCCCCTGATCGCCACCGCCCGGCTGCTCGTCGAGGCCGGTCTGCTCGGGCCGGACGAGGTGATCGCCCGCTACGACGAGGTCGGCTGGCAGGTCCGCAAGGTCGCCGAGGAGGTGCTGGGCGAGCCCAAGCTGGCCAACGTGGCCGAGATCGTGGCGCCGCTGGCCCCGCGCCGGCCCCTGCGTGCCGCCCACATGATCACCGAGGTCGCCACCCGGGCCCTCGGCCCCGGCGCGGCCGCCCGCTCCCGGGCCTTCGGCGGCAAACTGCCCGAGCAGTCCGGCCCGCTCACCCTGGCCCAGACCATCAACGCCACCCTGACCGACGCCCTGGCCTACGAGCCCGGCGTGCTGGTCTTCGGGGAGGACGTGGGCCGCAAGGGCGGGATCTACGGCGTCACCAAACACCTGCAGGAACGCTTCGGCGACGAGCGGGTCTTCGACACCCTGCTCGACGAGACGACGATCCTCGGGCTCGCGCTCGGGGCCGGCCTCGACGGCCGGATCCCCGTGCCCGAGATCCAATACCTGGCCTACCTGCACAACGCCGAGGACCAGCTGCGGGGGGAGGCGGCCACGATGTCGTTCTTCTCGTCCGGGGCCTACCGCAACCCCATGGTCGTACGGGTCGCCGGGCTCGCCTACCAGCAGGCGTTCGGCGGCCACTTCCACAACGACAACTCGGTCGCCGTGCTGCGCGACATCCCCGGCCTGGTGCTGGCCGTGCCCAGCCGGCCCAGCGACGCCGCGCCCATGCTGCGCTCCTGCCTGGCCTCGGCGGCGTCCGACGGCAGCGTCTGCGTGTTCCTGGAGCCCATCGCGCTCTACCACACACGCGACCTCTACCAGCAGGGCGACAACGAGTGGCTGGCCCCGTACAGCGGGCCCGGCGCCTGGACCACCGAGCACGTGCCGATCGGCCGGGCCCGCACCTACCCCCTCGGCAGCGCCCAGGACCTGACGATCATCACGTACGGCAACGGGCTCCGGATGTCGCTGCGGGTCGCCGCCCAGCTGGCCGAGCAGGGCTACGGATCCCGAGTGGTGGACCTTCGCTGGTTGAATCCGCTTCCCGTCAACGACCTCGTCCGCGAGGCCGCGGCCACCGGCCGGGTCCTGATCGTCGACGAGACCCGGCGCTCCGGCGGCGTCGGCGAAGGCGTGCTGGCGGCCCTGGTGGACGGCGGTTTCGTGGGCGCGGCCAGGCGAATCGCCTCCGCCGACTCACTGATTCCGCTGGGTCCGGCCGCACAGCATGTGCTGGTGGGGGAGGATGCCATCACACAGGGTGCCCGCGCCCTGCTGGCGCGGTAA
- a CDS encoding YjbQ family protein, whose protein sequence is MRTEVITVRTGSRPVVRDITREAERFVESEGDGLLHVFVPHATAGLAIIETGAGSDDDLLTAIDELLPTEDKWRHRHGSKGHGRDHVLPAWIPPYASLPVIGGRIALGTWQSICLVDTNGDNPERQVRFSFLQG, encoded by the coding sequence ATGCGCACCGAAGTGATCACGGTTCGGACCGGCTCGCGTCCCGTGGTGCGGGACATCACCCGCGAGGCGGAACGGTTCGTGGAGTCCGAAGGGGACGGGCTGCTGCACGTTTTCGTGCCGCACGCGACGGCCGGGCTGGCGATCATCGAGACCGGCGCCGGGTCGGACGACGACCTGCTGACCGCGATCGACGAGTTGCTGCCGACCGAGGACAAGTGGCGGCATCGGCACGGCTCGAAGGGGCACGGACGCGATCACGTGCTGCCGGCCTGGATCCCGCCGTACGCGTCGCTGCCCGTGATCGGCGGCCGGATAGCCCTGGGCACCTGGCAGTCCATCTGTCTTGTGGACACCAACGGAGACAACCCGGAACGCCAAGTAAGGTTCAGCTTTCTACAAGGCTAA
- the aceE gene encoding pyruvate dehydrogenase (acetyl-transferring), homodimeric type yields the protein MATERKRPVISDGLPSQLPDIDPEETNEWVESLDGVIDERGAKRARYVMLRLLERARERQVGVPPLTSTDYINTIPPEQEPWFPGDEFVERRIRAYIRWNAAMLVHRAQRPEIGVGGHISTYASSASLYEVGMNHFFRGKDHPGGGDHIFYQGHASPGMYARAYLEGRLSENDLDGFRQELSHPGGGLPSYPHPRLMPNFWEFPTVSMGLGPLNAIYQARYNRYLHNRGIKDTSQQHVWAFLGDGEMDEVESLGAIGLAAREELDNLTFVINCNLQRLDGPVRGNGKVIQELEAFFRGAGWNVIKVVWGREWDPLLAADTDGALVNLMNVTPDGDYQTYKGESGAYVRENFFGRDPRTRKLVEGMSDDEVWNLKRGGHDYKKLYAAYKAATEHTGQPTVILAKTIKGWTLGSHFEARNATHQMKKLTLDDLKGFRDRLYLDISDKQLEDNPYLPPYFHPGEKSDEMQYMLERRRELGGSIPTRRTKAKALKIPESKQFGDIKRGSGKQKIATTMAFVRLLKDLMKDKEFGARWVPIIPDEARTFGMDSLFPTKKIYSPHGQTYTSVDRELFLSYKEATNGQILHEGINEAGSTASFIAAGTSYATHDEPMIPLYIFYSMFGFQRTADELWAAADQMTRGFLLGATAGRTTLNGEGLQHEDGHSLLIAATNPAVVAYDPAFAFEIAHIVEDGLHRMYGEKQENIFYYLTVYNEPAVQPAEPENVDREGLLKGIYRYAAAPETTGAKAQLLASGTGMAWALKAQTLLAQDWGVGADVWSVTSWTELRRDAVEAEEHNLLHVGDQPRKPYIQQKLEGTEGPVIAVSDFMRAVPDLISRWVPNAYTSLGTDGFGMSDTRHALRRHFHVDAESVVVATLRQLALSGKVPSHVPAEAAKKYAIDDVNAAPVGETGGDS from the coding sequence GTGGCCACGGAGCGCAAGCGCCCGGTGATCAGCGACGGCCTGCCGAGCCAGCTTCCGGACATCGACCCCGAAGAAACCAATGAGTGGGTCGAGTCGCTCGACGGAGTCATCGACGAACGCGGCGCCAAGAGAGCCCGTTACGTTATGTTGCGCCTGCTCGAGCGGGCCCGGGAGCGACAGGTCGGCGTCCCGCCCCTGACCTCCACGGACTACATCAACACGATCCCGCCCGAGCAGGAACCCTGGTTCCCCGGCGACGAGTTCGTGGAGCGCCGGATCCGGGCCTACATCCGCTGGAACGCCGCGATGCTGGTGCACCGCGCGCAGCGCCCCGAGATCGGCGTGGGCGGCCACATCTCGACGTACGCGTCGAGCGCCAGCCTCTACGAGGTCGGTATGAACCACTTCTTCCGCGGCAAGGACCACCCGGGCGGCGGCGACCACATCTTCTACCAGGGCCACGCCTCCCCCGGCATGTACGCCCGGGCGTACCTCGAGGGCCGGCTCAGCGAGAACGACCTCGACGGCTTCCGCCAGGAGCTCTCGCACCCCGGTGGCGGCCTCCCGTCGTACCCGCACCCGCGGCTGATGCCGAACTTCTGGGAGTTCCCCACGGTCAGCATGGGCCTGGGCCCGCTGAACGCCATCTACCAGGCGCGCTACAACCGCTACCTGCACAACCGCGGCATCAAGGACACCAGCCAGCAGCACGTCTGGGCGTTCCTGGGCGACGGCGAGATGGACGAGGTGGAGTCGCTCGGCGCGATCGGCCTGGCCGCCCGCGAGGAGCTCGACAACCTCACCTTCGTGATCAACTGCAACTTGCAGCGCCTGGACGGGCCCGTACGGGGAAACGGGAAGGTCATCCAGGAGCTGGAGGCCTTCTTCCGGGGTGCCGGATGGAACGTCATCAAGGTCGTCTGGGGCCGGGAATGGGACCCGCTGCTCGCCGCGGACACCGACGGCGCGCTGGTCAACCTGATGAACGTGACGCCCGACGGCGACTACCAGACCTACAAGGGCGAGTCCGGGGCGTACGTCCGGGAGAACTTTTTCGGTCGCGACCCGCGCACCCGCAAACTGGTCGAGGGCATGAGCGACGACGAGGTCTGGAACCTCAAGCGCGGCGGCCACGACTACAAGAAGCTGTACGCGGCCTACAAGGCGGCCACGGAGCACACCGGCCAGCCGACGGTGATCCTGGCCAAGACGATCAAGGGCTGGACGCTGGGCTCGCACTTCGAGGCCCGCAACGCCACGCACCAGATGAAGAAGCTGACGCTGGACGACCTCAAGGGCTTCCGCGACCGGCTCTACCTCGACATCAGCGACAAGCAGCTCGAGGACAACCCGTACCTCCCGCCGTACTTCCACCCCGGTGAGAAGTCCGACGAGATGCAGTACATGCTCGAGCGCCGCCGTGAGCTGGGCGGGTCCATCCCGACCCGGCGCACCAAGGCCAAGGCGCTCAAGATCCCCGAGTCGAAGCAGTTCGGCGACATCAAGCGGGGCAGCGGCAAGCAGAAGATCGCCACCACGATGGCCTTCGTCCGCCTGCTCAAGGACCTCATGAAGGACAAGGAGTTCGGCGCCCGCTGGGTCCCGATCATCCCTGACGAGGCCCGCACGTTCGGCATGGACTCGCTGTTCCCGACCAAGAAGATCTACTCGCCGCACGGCCAGACCTACACGTCGGTCGACCGCGAGCTCTTCCTGTCGTACAAGGAGGCGACCAACGGCCAGATCCTGCACGAGGGGATCAACGAGGCCGGGTCGACCGCGAGCTTCATCGCCGCCGGCACGTCGTACGCCACGCACGACGAGCCGATGATCCCGCTCTACATCTTCTACTCGATGTTCGGGTTCCAGCGCACGGCCGACGAGCTGTGGGCGGCGGCCGACCAGATGACCCGCGGCTTCCTGCTCGGGGCCACCGCCGGGCGCACCACGCTCAACGGCGAGGGCCTGCAGCACGAGGACGGGCACTCGCTGCTGATCGCGGCGACGAACCCGGCCGTGGTGGCGTACGACCCGGCGTTCGCGTTCGAGATCGCGCACATCGTCGAGGACGGCCTGCACCGCATGTACGGCGAGAAGCAGGAGAACATCTTCTACTACCTCACCGTCTACAACGAGCCGGCCGTGCAGCCCGCCGAGCCCGAGAACGTCGACCGGGAGGGCCTGCTCAAGGGCATCTACCGGTACGCCGCAGCGCCCGAGACCACCGGGGCCAAGGCGCAGCTGCTGGCCTCCGGCACCGGCATGGCCTGGGCGCTGAAGGCACAGACGCTGCTGGCCCAGGACTGGGGTGTCGGCGCCGACGTCTGGTCGGTCACCTCGTGGACCGAGCTGCGCCGCGACGCGGTCGAGGCCGAGGAGCACAACCTGCTCCACGTCGGCGACCAGCCCCGCAAGCCGTACATCCAGCAGAAGCTGGAGGGCACCGAGGGCCCGGTCATCGCGGTCAGCGACTTCATGCGGGCCGTGCCCGACCTGATCTCGCGCTGGGTGCCGAACGCTTACACGTCGCTGGGCACCGACGGCTTCGGCATGAGCGACACCCGGCACGCGCTGCGGCGGCACTTCCACGTCGACGCCGAGTCGGTCGTCGTGGCCACGCTGCGCCAGCTCGCGCTGAGCGGCAAGGTGCCGTCGCACGTCCCGGCCGAAGCGGCCAAGAAGTACGCGATCGACGACGTCAACGCGGCCCCGGTCGGAGAGACCGGCGGCGACAGCTGA
- a CDS encoding methyl-accepting chemotaxis protein, which produces MGRNSRSLQISHKLLALGLGGVIGTAVVLVAVGAWESGDFAAGTEREVVAQNTASLNRTTTDVTTLVQSVGNEVQNSVNVSMHAASELLTQRGGARLTGQTTTWTATNQVSQAKTSVRLPRLTVGGTWLGKNTDFGVRTPFVDDAASLSSSTITVFQRMNAAGDLLRVGTTVKAKTGARAIGTYIPAVGADGKPNAVAAAIKAGKPYRGVAQVVGTPYVSAYDPIKNASGQVIGALYAGVPQAEALKNLTAAVEAGEVGENGWLSVFSTAAANSGQIVASNIGGAADSVDLTSTDANGTEWVKELVTKAPTLGEGQTWTTKYQLAGAAGGPVGPTTTTVAFYKPYSWAIVIGGYDNDAAGPVDTVRDGRTEMLWTLVVAAVLLALIGGVVAGVLARRISRRLSGLTAGLSRLAQRDLTVTVPVTGGDEIATASTALNSAADELRTVMIEVTSASHDVTTTAGQVAATGGELAGSAEAAAGRAGTVNHAAESVSTVVQTVAAGAEEMGASIREISTNAQDAAEAGRDGVGLTAAAAGVIGELRDSTTKIADVVRLIASIAEQTNLLALNATIEAARAGETGKGFAVVANEVKELAQETARATEDVTARVAAIESDTTRAVDAIEAITARIAQVNDYQTAIAAAVEEQAATTAEMARNISEVASGSRDIAEGIGVVSGAVEGTRASVSVSHRAADELNATARRLTGLVNRFTV; this is translated from the coding sequence GTGGGACGCAACAGCCGCAGTCTGCAGATCAGTCACAAGCTCCTCGCTCTGGGCCTGGGCGGGGTGATCGGCACGGCCGTCGTCCTTGTGGCGGTGGGCGCCTGGGAGAGCGGTGACTTCGCTGCGGGCACCGAGCGCGAGGTGGTGGCCCAGAACACCGCGAGCCTCAACCGCACCACCACCGACGTGACCACCCTGGTGCAGTCGGTCGGCAACGAGGTGCAGAACAGCGTCAACGTCAGCATGCACGCGGCGTCGGAGCTGCTGACCCAGCGCGGGGGCGCCCGCCTGACCGGCCAGACGACCACCTGGACGGCCACCAACCAGGTGAGCCAGGCCAAGACCTCCGTACGGCTGCCGCGGCTGACGGTGGGTGGCACCTGGCTCGGCAAGAACACCGATTTCGGCGTACGGACCCCGTTCGTCGACGACGCCGCGTCCCTGTCCAGCTCGACGATCACCGTGTTCCAGCGGATGAACGCCGCCGGTGACTTGTTGCGCGTCGGCACGACCGTCAAGGCCAAGACCGGCGCCCGGGCGATCGGCACGTACATCCCCGCCGTCGGCGCGGACGGCAAACCCAACGCGGTCGCGGCCGCGATCAAGGCGGGCAAGCCGTACCGGGGCGTGGCCCAGGTGGTCGGCACCCCGTACGTCTCGGCCTACGACCCGATCAAGAACGCGTCCGGCCAAGTGATCGGCGCGCTCTACGCGGGTGTGCCGCAGGCCGAGGCGCTGAAGAACCTGACCGCCGCCGTCGAGGCGGGCGAGGTCGGCGAGAACGGCTGGCTCTCCGTCTTCAGCACGGCGGCGGCGAACTCGGGTCAGATCGTGGCGTCGAACATCGGGGGCGCGGCGGACAGCGTGGACCTGACGTCGACCGACGCGAACGGCACCGAGTGGGTCAAGGAGCTCGTGACCAAGGCGCCCACGCTGGGCGAGGGGCAGACCTGGACGACGAAGTACCAGCTGGCGGGCGCGGCCGGTGGACCGGTCGGGCCGACCACCACCACCGTCGCGTTCTACAAGCCGTACTCGTGGGCCATCGTGATCGGTGGCTACGACAACGACGCGGCGGGCCCGGTCGACACCGTGCGCGACGGGCGCACCGAGATGCTGTGGACGCTGGTCGTGGCGGCGGTGCTGCTGGCGCTGATCGGCGGCGTCGTGGCGGGCGTGCTGGCCCGGCGCATCTCGCGCCGCCTGAGCGGCCTCACCGCGGGCCTGTCCCGGCTGGCCCAGCGCGACCTGACCGTGACCGTGCCGGTGACGGGCGGCGACGAGATCGCGACGGCGTCGACCGCGCTGAACTCGGCGGCCGACGAACTGCGCACGGTGATGATCGAGGTGACCAGCGCCTCGCACGACGTGACCACGACGGCCGGGCAGGTGGCCGCGACCGGCGGCGAGCTGGCCGGCTCGGCCGAGGCCGCGGCGGGCCGGGCGGGCACGGTCAACCACGCCGCCGAGAGCGTTTCGACGGTGGTGCAGACCGTGGCCGCGGGCGCCGAGGAGATGGGCGCCTCGATCCGCGAGATCTCGACCAACGCGCAGGACGCGGCGGAGGCCGGACGGGACGGCGTGGGCCTGACCGCGGCCGCGGCCGGCGTGATCGGCGAGCTGCGCGACTCCACCACGAAGATCGCCGACGTCGTCCGGCTGATCGCCAGCATCGCCGAGCAGACCAACCTGCTGGCCCTGAACGCGACCATCGAGGCGGCCCGGGCCGGCGAGACCGGCAAGGGCTTCGCCGTGGTGGCCAACGAGGTCAAGGAGCTGGCCCAGGAGACCGCGCGGGCCACCGAGGACGTGACCGCGCGGGTCGCCGCGATCGAGAGCGACACCACCCGGGCGGTCGACGCCATCGAGGCCATCACCGCCCGGATCGCCCAGGTCAACGACTACCAGACGGCGATCGCGGCGGCGGTCGAGGAGCAGGCCGCGACCACCGCCGAGATGGCCCGCAACATCAGCGAGGTGGCCTCGGGCAGCCGGGACATCGCCGAGGGCATCGGCGTGGTCAGCGGCGCCGTGGAGGGCACCCGGGCCTCGGTCTCGGTGTCGCACCGGGCCGCCGACGAGCTCAACGCCACCGCGCGCAGACTGACCGGTCTGGTCAACAGGTTCACGGTGTAG
- a CDS encoding dihydrofolate reductase family protein, whose translation MGKIVAVEYVTLDGVFEEPSWSGPYFNDELSGWQAENLHEADALLLGRKTYEGFKAAWPQMEAQTGDFGVKMNAMPKHVATTTLTEPEWNATFLQGDVVDAVRELKAGPAALLINGSADLVNHLTRHNLIDEYRIMNFPVVQGEGRKLWAEGTKIALTLTGSWQTKTGVDVVTYVPTP comes from the coding sequence ATGGGCAAGATCGTTGCCGTTGAATACGTGACACTCGACGGAGTGTTCGAGGAGCCGTCCTGGAGCGGACCCTATTTCAACGACGAGCTGAGCGGCTGGCAGGCGGAAAATCTGCACGAGGCCGACGCGTTGCTGCTGGGCCGCAAGACGTACGAGGGGTTCAAGGCCGCCTGGCCGCAGATGGAGGCCCAGACCGGCGACTTCGGCGTGAAGATGAACGCGATGCCCAAGCACGTGGCGACCACCACGCTGACCGAGCCCGAGTGGAACGCGACGTTCCTTCAGGGCGACGTGGTCGACGCCGTCCGCGAGCTCAAGGCGGGTCCGGCCGCGCTGCTCATCAACGGCAGCGCCGACCTGGTCAACCACCTCACCCGGCACAACCTGATCGACGAGTACCGCATCATGAACTTCCCGGTCGTGCAGGGCGAGGGCCGCAAGCTCTGGGCCGAGGGCACGAAGATCGCCCTGACCTTGACCGGCAGCTGGCAGACCAAGACCGGTGTCGACGTGGTGACGTACGTGCCTACACCGTGA
- a CDS encoding MFS transporter encodes MAVAHGVPVLATPVEPVRRSWIGLLFAANLGLWMAYFTPIQVLLPEQVAEITPDSKELWLGIVTGIGAIVAIVVNPLAGALSDRTRIKLFGRPYGRRHVWTLAGCALSVLSIAVLAEARNLFTVIVAWCFVTVGINIMLASLTAAVPDRVPVAQRGLVSGWIGMPQALGLVVGAVLVTAVLTDIGPGYIALGLGLVVLAVPFALLTKDDPLPTGHKVRAHWKIDLRGHPDYMWAWGTRFLVQLGNALGTLYLLYFLDDAVGLDDPDTGLLYMILLYTVGMISTAMIGGWLSDRVGRRKIFVIWSGVLIAIAATLLAIWPTWAISLVAAFLFGMGFGVYLAVDTALITQVLPSEADRAKDLGVINIASAAPQALGPLLAAPIVTSLGGYPTLFALTALVSLVGAVAVVKIRSVP; translated from the coding sequence ATGGCCGTCGCCCACGGAGTCCCCGTCCTCGCCACCCCGGTCGAACCCGTGCGCCGGTCGTGGATCGGGTTGTTGTTCGCGGCCAACCTGGGCCTCTGGATGGCGTACTTCACGCCCATCCAGGTGCTGCTGCCCGAGCAGGTCGCCGAGATCACGCCGGACAGCAAAGAGCTCTGGCTGGGCATCGTCACCGGCATCGGCGCGATCGTGGCCATCGTGGTCAATCCGCTGGCGGGTGCGCTCTCCGACCGTACGAGGATCAAGCTCTTCGGCCGCCCGTACGGGCGCAGGCACGTCTGGACCCTGGCCGGCTGCGCCCTCTCGGTGCTCTCGATCGCCGTGCTGGCCGAGGCCCGCAACCTGTTCACCGTGATCGTGGCCTGGTGCTTCGTGACCGTCGGGATCAACATCATGCTGGCCTCGCTGACCGCCGCCGTGCCCGACCGCGTGCCGGTGGCCCAGCGCGGCCTGGTCTCCGGCTGGATCGGCATGCCGCAGGCGCTCGGCCTGGTCGTCGGGGCCGTGCTGGTCACCGCGGTGCTCACTGACATCGGGCCCGGCTACATCGCGCTCGGTCTGGGCCTGGTCGTGCTGGCCGTGCCGTTCGCGCTGCTGACCAAGGACGACCCGCTGCCGACGGGGCACAAGGTGCGCGCGCACTGGAAGATCGACCTGCGTGGCCACCCCGACTACATGTGGGCCTGGGGCACCCGGTTCCTGGTGCAGCTGGGCAACGCGCTGGGCACGCTCTACCTGCTCTACTTCCTCGACGACGCGGTCGGGCTGGACGACCCGGACACCGGCCTGCTCTACATGATCCTGCTCTACACGGTCGGCATGATCAGCACCGCGATGATCGGGGGCTGGCTCTCCGACCGGGTCGGCCGGCGCAAGATCTTCGTGATCTGGTCGGGGGTGCTGATCGCGATCGCCGCCACCCTGCTGGCGATCTGGCCCACCTGGGCGATCTCGCTGGTGGCGGCGTTCCTGTTCGGCATGGGCTTCGGGGTCTACCTGGCGGTCGACACCGCGCTGATCACCCAGGTGCTGCCCAGCGAGGCCGACCGGGCCAAGGACCTCGGCGTCATCAACATCGCCAGCGCCGCCCCGCAGGCCCTGGGCCCGCTGCTGGCCGCCCCGATCGTGACCAGCCTGGGCGGCTACCCCACCCTGTTCGCCCTGACCGCGCTGGTCAGCCTGGTCGGAGCCGTAGCCGTGGTGAAAATCCGTTCTGTGCCCTAG
- the gltX gene encoding glutamate--tRNA ligase, giving the protein MTVRVRFAPSPTGMFHVGGARTALQNWIYAKQHDGVFVLRIEDTDAARNRPEWTEGILQALDWIGIERGTYEGPYYQSSYAPDHAAAVTRLYGEGKAYYCDCKREDVIARTGNQHTGYDGFCRERGLGPGEGRALRFRTPDEGETVVVDLVRGKPTFENKLLEDFVIARSDGSPLFLLANVIDDMTMGINHVIRAEEHLPNTPKQQLLWEALGQTPPVWAHVPVIVNEKRQKLSKRRDKVALESYRDEGYLAAAMKNYLMLLGWAPSDDREIVPWQVIEEEFRLEEVNHASAFFDIKKLRAFNGDYIRALSVEEFIQLTTPWLSGTDTIPAPPWSPSAFDAEVFTTVAPLAQTRIAVLSEIVEYVDFLFLDEPAIDEASWAKAMKEGAAGILDATVDAFEALEEWAAEPLKGALEAVGLARELKLGKTQAPVRVAVTGRSVGLPLFESIEVLGKERTLARLRAARARL; this is encoded by the coding sequence GTGACTGTTCGCGTACGCTTCGCCCCCTCCCCGACCGGCATGTTCCACGTCGGCGGCGCCCGCACGGCGCTGCAGAACTGGATCTACGCCAAGCAGCACGACGGCGTCTTCGTGCTCCGGATCGAGGACACCGACGCCGCCCGCAACCGTCCCGAGTGGACCGAGGGCATCCTGCAGGCGCTCGACTGGATCGGGATCGAACGCGGGACGTACGAGGGGCCGTACTACCAGTCCTCCTACGCGCCGGATCACGCCGCCGCCGTCACCCGCCTCTACGGCGAGGGCAAGGCGTACTACTGCGACTGCAAGCGCGAGGACGTCATCGCCCGCACCGGCAACCAGCACACCGGCTACGACGGTTTCTGCCGCGAGCGGGGCCTCGGGCCGGGCGAGGGCCGCGCGCTGCGCTTCCGCACGCCCGACGAGGGCGAGACCGTGGTGGTCGACCTGGTGCGCGGCAAGCCCACGTTCGAGAACAAGCTGCTCGAGGACTTCGTCATCGCCCGCAGCGACGGCTCCCCGCTGTTCCTGCTGGCCAACGTCATCGACGACATGACCATGGGCATCAACCACGTCATCCGGGCCGAGGAGCACCTGCCCAACACGCCGAAGCAGCAGCTGCTGTGGGAGGCGCTGGGCCAGACCCCGCCGGTCTGGGCGCACGTGCCGGTCATCGTCAACGAGAAGCGGCAGAAGCTGTCCAAGCGCCGCGACAAGGTGGCCCTGGAGAGCTACCGCGACGAGGGCTACCTGGCCGCGGCCATGAAGAACTACCTGATGCTGCTCGGCTGGGCCCCCAGCGACGACCGCGAGATCGTGCCGTGGCAGGTCATCGAGGAGGAATTCCGCCTCGAAGAGGTCAACCACGCCTCCGCGTTCTTCGACATCAAGAAGCTGCGCGCGTTCAACGGCGACTACATCCGGGCGCTCTCCGTCGAGGAGTTCATCCAGCTCACCACGCCCTGGCTGAGCGGCACGGACACGATCCCGGCCCCGCCGTGGTCGCCGTCCGCGTTCGACGCCGAGGTGTTCACCACCGTCGCCCCGCTCGCTCAGACCCGCATCGCGGTGCTGTCCGAGATCGTGGAGTACGTCGACTTCCTCTTCCTCGACGAGCCGGCGATCGACGAGGCGTCGTGGGCCAAGGCGATGAAGGAGGGCGCGGCCGGCATCCTGGACGCCACGGTCGACGCGTTCGAGGCGCTCGAGGAGTGGGCGGCCGAGCCGCTCAAGGGCGCGCTGGAGGCGGTGGGTCTGGCCCGCGAGCTCAAACTGGGCAAGACCCAGGCCCCCGTACGGGTGGCGGTGACCGGCCGTTCCGTGGGGCTCCCGCTCTTCGAGTCGATCGAGGTGCTGGGCAAGGAGCGCACCCTGGCCCGCCTGCGGGCGGCCCGGGCGCGCCTCTGA